Sequence from the ANME-2 cluster archaeon genome:
CCAGACCATTGGAATATTCTTCCAGTACGGGCTGGGCTGCGTTGGCTGTCATGCAGCATCATTCGAGAGCCTGGCCGAAGGTGCCATGATGCACGGCATTGACCTGGACGCCATGCTCAAGGAGCTGAATGAACTTGCCTTAAAGGTCCAGGCTAAAAAAGAAGCATAAAAGCATTCATTATTCCAGTCTTATGAGACAATTATGTGGTAAGCAATAACGCTTTTGTTTTTTGGGTTGTTGCCAAAATCGACAAGTATTTAACGTAGAATAAATGATAATCAATGAACACAGTTACATAAAAATTAAGGTGCCGCATTTTATGGATTATACTATTCAAGAACACAATGATAATAAAATGGCTTTAGTGCCTCTTAAAAAGAATATGGATAAAAAATGGGAGGAAGAACTTCGCGAATGGGTCGTCGAAGAGTTCTATATACCATATCAGGCATCATAATTTGCTTTCAATATCATAATGCAACGATTTCCAAGTGAGGAATATTCCTGGAATTAAAGGGAATTTGTAGTATTTGCCAGACGTCTGGTACGATGTATACCTGTCAGTTATGCGGCCGTCTTGTTTGCAGCCATTGTTTTGATGTGAACAGGAGTGTATGCATACAATGCAGCCGGGGACGGGTATTGGGGTCTACGAATCCTCAATTCAGTGTTTGACTCTCTTTATTTGAACCCCTAACTGTCAATTTCTATCCGGTTTACTTTCTCCTTCTTCAATGGTGTTCAGGAACCGGTTGTAAATTGAATTGGTGATAATTTCGAGCATCAACTGTTTGCTGTCTTCACTACTCTTGCTTTTTGTAATAGCACAGAACACACCAAGTGGAATAGTTATGGAAGAATAAGAGGAACTGCCAATAATATTTCCGCAATGACCAAAAGCTTTCCTGAAAATCTGGTTCATGTTAATTTCAATATTATTAGAATTGGCATATACGTATATGTTATAGGTATTAACTGCAAATACCAGCGCGGTTGATATCCCCTCCAGGTCCAGCATATATTTAACGACTTTTGAAAGCGTACTTGGGTCTTTCATATAACCGGTATTGGTCAGGAGATATGCACCTTTGATATGTTTGTTATTGATAGCGTTAGCAAGGTCGCTGAACGTTTCAGGTTTTACAGCCGGTTTTTCAAGTTTTAATAGCAGGTCATTGTCTATGTACCCCAGTACATAGTGGTAGGCTTCCAGACCATTGAGGTTCACGTTGGTCAAAAATGTCTTGGTACGGTCCCTGATAGCGAACAGAAGTACCGTGGCTACCGTATTGTCCATGGGTACCTTCAGGCTCCGCATATACTGGACCATGAGGGTGGAAGTGGTCTCTATGTTTTCACGAATATCCTTGTACCTGCATTTTATATCTTTTGTCGCTACTTTGGAATGTGAGATTATGAGATCGGGCATGCCAATGATAAGATTCAGGTCTTCGGGTAATTCCCTGGGTACTACATCGACCAGGGCCACAGTCCTTGAAAGCTCATCAGTGATAACATCAGGAAGCGGTTCAATATTGTGACCCACGATATTTAACAGTCCTTTATGATACGCTGTTCCGGTAAAGTAACATTTGGCATTAATGTGGAAATATTCTGCGATTCTAGTCAATGCATACGCGCTGGCAAGTGAATCAACCGTGGGATTTGGTCTTAGCAGTATTGTAAGACCCCTCTTGGAGAAGTTCAATATCCTTTTGAACTTTCTGCGGTTTAAAAAACCAAGTTTTTTCACAATGTACCCCATCCGATAAAATCGACGATAACAATAGATTGTTTCCTTGATAGATATTGTATTATTAGTAATTTATGGATGTCGATACTAACCTGAAGTACAATAGGGACCAACTTCAGACCAGTTTCCTTATAGGATGACCGTCGACCGGTTCCACGTCCAGGTCGGCCACGCTTTCAGATATCATGATGTCTGCCATTGCTGCAACAGGAAATGTGTACTTCGCATTTTCGATAGGCCCGTAAAGTATGAAATCGCCGGCAGCCATCTGTTGCAGACCAGTGGATGCGATGTCGCATATCCGGTAGATGAGCTTGTCTTCCTTACTTTTATCACGTAGCCAGTTCCAGGCTGATGGTGCATTGTGAATACCTGAACCTACAGGATACCCCCATTTCGCTTTGGCACTTATGCACATTCTCAGTGCGATACCTGCACCATTGCCCATGGGAGTAATGCTCGGGTCAATTAACTTTTTCGTTATACCGCATTCATCAGCAGTTTCCAGTAACCCGTGCGGGAGTACACGTCCGCCGTTTTCAAGCAGTTCCATTCTCCCGTCAAGACTGGAATCCATTGCATTGAATCCCAGGATGATGGCGGCGTCAATATCTGAATTGGCCAGTGCTTCGACCTCATCATCTGTGACCGACATGTTCAGGCTGTTGTAGATGGTCTTGTCTGCCAGCCCCACTTCGCTGACATAATTCGCAGCTGCCGCTCGCACCGTGGAATCAGTGGAATCGAGCAGGAATGGGACATCGGTTGTTGCACTGACAAAGTCCAGGTAACGTTGTGCAGCCTGGGGGGTTTCAGCATAGATGTGTATCATGTGCGGATTGCCGGTCTCATCTGAAAGGGTCTCCTGCATGTTGATAAGTGATTCTGCGGCCTGTTTGTCAAATATGCCTGCGCCTGGGTCCGATACTATATTGTGTTTATTGTAGAAGATAGTGCCTGCCAGTACAGTAGGGAACTGCCCTGGTTGACCTCCGATCCTGACATTCGCGATATTGATGACCTGCTGTTCTTTTTTGAATACGAACATTGTTATCTATCCTGAAAATTTGGGATTATATCTGGACGAACACTAACCCTGATGTGGTATCCATCAGAATATCGTTGGCTATCATTATATCTGCACCTTTTATTTCGCGCTCAACGTGTTTTTTCTTTCTGGCTGATTGGACCACCATGGGCGGGTGGGGGAAGGGTTCACCTTTCGACTTATATTCCTCGATTATCGCCTGAATCTCACCAGCCTCAACCAGTCCCCGCCTGTCGATGAGTTCAACCTGCGCCCTGAAATGTTCAATGGCATCGTGTGGGATGTTCTCAATAAAAGGTATGGCTCCGTTTGAACCAATAATCCTGCCATGTCCATCTATACCGTTGGTGTGGATTGCCAGGAGTGTATTTCCTGACAGGTGTCCTTTTGATTCCTGGCCGCACACCAGGATATACCTGATATTTGAATTGGAGATGGTATTTGCCATTATTTTCTCTATGCCAAGGTTCTCGGTCTTGCAGCTTCCCATTATACAGGCACCAGGGAGCGGGTCCATATCGCTTGCAAGGGTGACCACAGAAATGCGGGATTCAGGGTCTATTATGGTATAATCTCCCCTGACCGGTGGCCATTCCTGCGCGATGGTGTCATTTGACATTGTCGTTCACTCAAAAGTTAACTGATTCGAATGGAATATGGTTTGAATGCTTATTGTTGATATACTTTTTTAATAGAATAAGTTCAGGTGTTTTAAAATAGAGTAATTCCTGAACCATATTCTCGAAATTAAGGATAAAATGTACAAAACTATATAGTGCTACTACAATAATTCTAGTCTGGTATGCATTGAGTGGATATTAGCTTACGATAAGATTTTGCTCCATTGATTAGGCAAATCTCTCAGCCGGATATCCTGGTGGTCTGGAAATGTTAAACATTCAAAATAGATTGATTGTTGTATTTTTGATTTTGTTTATCGTATTTAATACCGGTACTGTAAGTGCAACATCAGATTGCCTGGATTGCCATGCTGAAACTGTAACAATAATGCCCGATATTGAAAATCCACATTTGCTACCTGAACCCGCTCAAACTGTATCTTCTATGAGTACCACGGGTTCTGAGGTCGGGATCCTCTCAGCCAGTTCCCCTCCCCTGGTGTATGATATTACTTCAAGAGGAAAAGCAACAACTGCATTTATCGCCTGGAAGACCAACGAATCCACTGATAATCGTGTGTATTTCGGGACCGATGAGGCAGATATTACTTCCTGGGTCAACGGAACATGGAGCAACTGGAAAAATAACACCCTTTCCCCCTCAATTACTTTGACAGACCTTTCCATAAATACCTCTTATTATTATCGAATTGAAAGTACTGATGACTATGGAAATGTTAATAGTACCGACATACCTGTCCAGTCTTTTACCACTGCTTTTTTGAATATGGAGATATCCACAAATCGAATTGTGATACTGGATGACCCAATGTATGCAGGGAGCAATGCAGCACCGGGGTTTGAGAATCCGCCAGACCCTGTTTTACAGCAAAACTGGACCGGCAATGACTGGAACAACGATTACTGGAAAGATGAATCTACCACTATCCGGGCTTATGTATTAGTTATGGATGTTCAGGGAATGGGCGCAGATAACACACCTGTAAACTTCACTTTGAAAAATCCGGCAGGGATTGTAATTGACCAAAGCAGTTCGATCACCGATTCAGGAGGCATCGCTTCGTATCTATTTGATATGAATAATAAGAACTACTGGGGAACCTGGATAATCGAGGTCAATTCTACTGTTGATGGTAAGTTTGTACATTCAAGCACTGATTATATCCTCAACTGGTGGGGATGTGCACTGTGCCACGGAGACCCGGGGCCTGTGATTTTCAACCAGACCCTGAGCATGAACGGTAATGCAACCAATCCTGATTTTCCAATCCCGAATTCTCCCTATGCTATGGGGTATGACATGGCACACCAGCTTACTGTTGTCGGTGGAAATATGAGTAATTATCATGGCAAGTTTTATTCTATAGATTATTCTTTACTTGGATGGTACGGAAACGGACATGAGAACTATTCTTATAACCCTGTAGGGTATAGTCAGTTCCCGGATACTAAATGTGTGCACTGCCATCAGGGGTATGATGGTTATCCCGGAGGGAATACTTCGGCAACATACATTGACTTCAGACAGGACTACCATAATTTTTCATGCGATTCTCATGCCTGTCACGCCGTTGAGGGGCGGGTGCAACCCTATCAAAGTAATTTCGGGATTCCTGAGATGAAGTCATGCGGGTTCCAGTTCATTCTGCCTGACGATGGCGGGATTGCCAGTAAACAACCCCAGTGTCATGCAATATGGGGTGATATTTATGACGTACCATATGTGGCAGGTGGGAATGGAAACGTAACCATCGTATCCACTCTGGATGACAATAACAATGATTCAAATGATCAGGCAAGGGTCAATTACTCGGATTCAATTCCAGCGTCAGGAGACCCACTTAGATTGCACACTCTAAATGATAAGGTCCCATGCGTCCTATGTCATGGCCCGAATCACGGTATTAGAAATCCGGACCCTTCCACATTTGAACGTAGATTATCTGCTGTTGATGAGGCCGATAAAATTGCTACCAGATTTGCAGATGGGTGTGTAATATGCCATCAGCCGGAGCCTACTTATAAGAATCCCGAATCAACATGTGAAGTATGTCATGTTGGTTTGGATATTTTACCTTTTGAGCAAAATTCGAATGGGACTACTGAGATATCCCACTGCCAGACCTGTCATACAAAAAAGCAGCACAATGCATCTGTTGACTGCACGGTATGTCACAGCCAGGATGCACATATAATAAAATATTTTGATATAAACGGTGATTATAGTCCTTTACAATCAAATGCCGGGAACTGTACTACCTGCCACCAGAATAATAAATTAAGTACTATCCTGGCAAATCCCAAAGCTGGTACCTATTCTGGCAATGCACCACTGGTAAATGACCCTACCACACACAGTGTAAATAGCATCAACGGTACTCTCTGGGACCGGGGTGTCAATTTCTGGGTTAATACAAGCCAGGTTACAACATGTTTATACTGTCACGGGAACACAACACATGAAAGTACTGCGTTAGGATATCCCGGTATTTTCCAGGGGATAAATATCGTAGGTGGCGACCTGTCTGGTTCGTGGTGTGGAAGTTGTCATTACCAGAATAACACAAATTATGATGTGATGGCAGGAACAATGGACCCTGTCCCGCCAGAGATAACCGGAAATGCTACGTATGGGAATTATACAATAGCGGATGACGGAACCACTATCTATTTCGACCATTCAAATATCAGTTCATTTAATGATTCACGGTGCAGTCATTGCCATAATAACTCCGCGACCACTTCCACCGGACTCATGCATGGTGTCCTGGATGGATTGGGGGGACCGGATTGCATTTTGTGTCATGAAGGCAGTGGTGTGATTGGTACATTGACCATCAATATGACGCTATTCAACCAGTCGCCACATGCGAACATCAATAATGGCAATGCCACAAATAATAAGCACTGTTATATGTGCCACCGGGATGGTACGGCGCCAATTGGTGCCACCGGCCAGGCAGAACATATCTCAAAAGAGATACGGTACAATGCTTCAGACAGGTCATGTGCGGATACGGAATGCCACGGGAACACTTCATCTTCGATATATGTAGGTTCCCACTTTGATAATGCCACCCAGTACGGCAGGTTTGAATCCGGTTTTGTCCGTACATCCCAGACGTGCGAATTCTGTCATGGGAAGACCCAGGTGCCCATATTCAACGAATCCATCCCCGGTAATGGTAGCAACATAAGCATGGTCCTGGACGACGGCACAGGTCCAACTGGCCATTATGTGAGGAACATAGTAGATGGTGATAGCCACTATGTGGTCGATACTGTTGGCTGGGAAGTGGACGGGAAGAACGGGAGCCAGGGTTGTGTTTACTGTCACAAGGACCAGAGTGAGGTCTTTGGCGCCACGAATATATCTTCCTGGGCAAACCATTCAACATTTGGCAATAACTGTTATCGCTGTCATATCAACGGCACTACGTACCTTCATGACCTGGGTGTTATTACGGCATCTGGCGGCACACCTGATTGTCTTGGTTGTCACGGATTGGGTAGACCCCAGGAAGATATCAATGAAACCGCCTTCGGCCTGAGTATCCATAAAGACCTCAATACGAATGCCACAAATGTGACCGTCCTTAACAACACCCTGAGCAAAACCTGCTGGGCCTGTCATGGCAACGGTTCAGAACCTGGCGGCCATATTAATAATTCACTGGGACCCAACGTCCCTGCCAACACCACACGGCCGCTAAACTGCAGCGAGGCAAAGTGTCACGTCAACGGTACAGCGATCTACAATGTCACTATCAACGGTACCCAGCCTATTTCAACCATTGAACACATTCCCGGGCAGTTCAGAAGTACCCTCACAGATATTATTGCGGTTGACTGCACCCTTTGTCATAAAAATTCCCTTACCTATAATAATGATACAAAACGCGGGCTTGCTAATGAATCAGATGCATCGAACGTGTCCCATTATGGCAGTTTGACAACTACGAACATCAGTGCGGTCAAGCCCACCACGGATTGCACACTGTGTCATAAGAACACCACCAACAATGTCACGTGGGGTGGTGCGATGCAGGTCAGGCATCCGGTGAACAAATCGACCAGCTTTTGCGTGAATTGTCACGGTAGTGGGACTACCTTCCATGCCGAGAATCTTTCCACGGTTCCTGAGATACATTCATCTGGTTTTGACTGGGAAGGTGATGGTATTGATTCTTTTTCCATATATCCTCCTTTATTATCACAGGATATGGAGGGTTGCTTTGCCTGTCACAATGGAACCGTGGATTTTGCCACAATGGGTCAGGATATTGATGATGACAACAGCAGGATATGTGAAGAATGCCACTATAACAATTCTGTTGGTCCATTTACTATTAACATCAGCATGCGAAGTGATGTATCCGATACTATTCCACGCGTATACAATCACATAAATGATAGTGCGAATGCTACGGTTGTCATAAGGACGAACCTGACCGCATCAAGTACTTCTCAGTTAAGCAGCCCATCGACATGTTTCAACTATAACAATAACACCGGTAATGGAGCATGCCATGGTGTGAGCTATGAGAACCGGACTGATGCTGGCGGATATTATGCTTTCAATAATTATGAAATATCAATGAAAGCAAGCACGAACATGAGTCCGTATCGTTATACACAGACCATTGACCACATGCCCAACACCACAGACTGCCGCATATGCCACCTCGGTGCAAATAGTAGTGTAGGTACCCTTGTTGAAAGTTCTTACTGGGGCAATCCCATGAACGTTTCTGACACCAAACCCACCATTCCTACCCACATCAACATTAATGCCCAGATAGGGGACTGCTGGGCCTGCCACGTATTTGGCGGTGTACAACCGCTGGACTTCCATGATGTCAATATCACCGGTGGTGGCGGTCCGGATTGTATCAGTTGCCATGATGTGGGACGTAGCGGTGCAACATCATGGGTCAATGTCAGTGCCTTGAACGGCAGTCTCAATGGCAATGCCAGTATCCATTACGCAATCAATAACGCCACTACAGGCACCGGAGGCAGTACGGGTAATCCTGACAACCAGATATGCTGGGCATGTCACCAGTCCGACGGCAGCGAACCGTCAGGCATGGGCGATATTTTCGAAGATCCCTACAAGTGCTATGACTGCCATGACGGTACAGCACCGTATACTAATGTCAGCAATGCTCCTGGCGTTTTCCAGCACTTTGTGAACGGCAGTGCATTGAAAGCGGCATCTAATGCTCCTGACAATTCCAGTTCATGCCTGGTATGCCACAACCTCACCGAGATGAAGGTAGAATACAGCGAAGGTATCGACACCTACAGTACGAATTATTCCATTCCATCCCACTACGGCCGTAACCGCAGCAGCGGTCCCGACAGCCTGAGAACAGGCCCCGGCAACAGTGTCAACTGCAGCTACTGTCACCAGACCCCGGGCAACAACTTCACCTCAGCCATGGTCAATATCAACAATGCCTCAGTACCTAACCATAGCCTTGCCTATAACGCTACCACCCCCTACTGTACCGAATGTCACAATGGCGGCTGGATGCACAACGCATCACTATACAAACCCACGAACCTCACCATTGAGAGTTCAGGTCTGTGTCTTTCCTGCCATGGAGATGCGAAGAGCTACACCGGTCCAATGGTCACCAGTAATAAATCCAGGCACAACAACAGCCTTGATTGTACCCAGTGCCATATCAATACCAGTAAACGCGACATCCATGGTATCAAGTACCTGCAGACCGACGGCAGTTCATATACAACAGTCAATACCACAGCAGTCAACTGCACCACCTGTCACCAGGACAATGCCTCGGCTGTGAACCAGTCACTTAACCCGATACCATTGATACAAAAACCCATGTACCACAGCGAGGACCCAATGGCAGGCCGGAAATGGAATGATTCGTATAGTCCTTACTGGAACAACACCAATGAAGCCTGCGAATACTGCCATAACGCGACGTTGCATGAAGTGGATGCCCTTGGCAACCTCGCATCCTTGCGCAGCAATACTACTGACCTGAGTGATTACATATGTGCTTCCTGCCATAAGAGCGGCAGTGCCATGTACAGCTCGATCGGAGGCAATGCAAACTTCAGTAAGACTCCACCCGAGATTACTTTGACAATTAATTCAAACGATGGTACATTTTTCTACAACCACAGTACACTCTCAGATTTCATTGATTCGATATGCAAAGGCTGCCATGGCAATTCAAGCAATCCACCACAAAATACGACTATTTTCGCACATGACGTATATGGGGCAAATATCACTTTGTGTATCAACTGCCATGATGCTCCACTTGGTCTGGTACCCACTACTGTTCAGTTGAATGTTTCGGCCACCAACAACGGTTCGGAATCAATACATTATAATCTTAACAGTGCAGCTTCAGATGATAACCTGCGTTGCTATGCGTGTCATGCGAATGGCAGTGCTCCATCCAGCCATCCATCACTTTCAGACGCTAAACTGTGCGATGAGTGTCACGTTACCCTCAACTTCAGTGCGCCATTGGTTGGCAGGCATATACCAAATGCTTCAGCTCCACAGCAGTTTAGTACTTCCAATATAACGACGAATTATGCCCAGTGCTGGAACTGCCATAACAACAGTGTCAATAGCAGTGCAACCATGTGGCAGAACAACAGGTCTCTTGTATCCCATTACGGTACGAACAGCAGCCTGGTCAGGACCAATTCAAATAGTACTGTAGACGAGTGTTACAATTGCCACTGGAATACCACAAACCAGTATAAGTATGGAAATGCTCCCCAGACCCAGATGGCATCCCAGATACAGTGTTACGAATGCCATAATGGCGACTGGAAGTTCGAGAGAAGAATGCCGGGCCTCCCAGAGATGTGGGTGTTCTATTCATCAGAACCGGGAGATTTGCACAATCAACAGATGGGGACGTATTGGGCTTGTTCCACGTGCCATTAAGGGACTCCATACAGATAGAAACAGGTGTGTCCGGAACTTATTCGGCAGGATATTTGTGTGAAGAACACAGTTTATTCCCATCCTGTTAAGCAAAACAATATTAAATGATAGTACTGATACTGCCGTAATAAAACAGGATTAGGTAGATTTATGGAATTGATTGATACGTGGATAAAAAAGGTCCCTCGTTTTTTCCGGTCAAGAAAACTTACCATCTACCTGATCTCAATGGTCATATTACTTTCATTTATTGGTACCATCATTCCCCAGCAGCATATTTTTACTCATACACACATGGAGGAGATGAAAAACCAGAGTGTATTCCTGGATTATATGGATACGATAGGATTCACCGCAATCTACACTTCATGGCTGTTTTTCGGGGTAATGCTCCTGTTGTATCTTAACACGATATTCTGTACGTATGATATGTGGCGGAATTCTATCCGGAAAATGAAACGAGGTAGCAATTTCAGAAAAAAAGATGGGATATCCGGACTTGCCAATAATGCCCTCGTGGTACTTGCTGGAACATCTGTTCAATCTCGTGATACAATAATATCTCACCTTGAAAAACGGCGTTATAAGGTGCAGCAAAATGGGAATTCCTTTGTCGCCACAAAGAACCGGCTTGGGATATTTGGCACCCCTGTGTTCCACCTTTGTATCCTGCTGGTACTGGGAGCTATTCTGTATGGTGGTGTAGGCAGGATGGAAGGGCGGTTGCAGCTGGTGGAAGGCCAGACATTGTATGAGCAGCACCAGGATTATTTTTACGTGGCTGAAGGTCCACTGTTTGATGAGAAGCACCAGAATTTTGGTTTTATTCTTGAGCGGTTCCATCCCCGGTATGAAGATGATGAAGGTGTTTACCGGGGGATTGCCAGCGAGATCCTTATTATTAGGGATGGAAAGGTGGTGAAAAAAGACGTGTTGCACTCCAACCACCTGATAATCTATGAAGATGTAACCCTCTTCCAGAACGAGTACGGGTTTGCACCCCTGTTCCTATTGAAAGATGCGACCGGTGCGGTGATATCCGGTTCGTATGTGTATGCAGAGGACGATGGCAGTGGCAGGTATTTAACCGTATTTCCGGTGGCAGATACCGGGCTTACGGCCCAGATAACCCTGTACCCGAACACTTCAAGGAGAATACTGGAAAGTGGTTATGATATGCCCCAGAATCCACAGGTATATCTTGAACTGTTCGAGGGGGAAGAGCAGGTATTTGACGGTGTGTTAGGGTTGAACCAGCTGGTGAAGCTGGGTAATTATCCTGGTATGGGTGAAGTGACGCTGGGATTCTATGACCTGAAGTATTGGAGCATTATTTCTGTCGTGACAGATCACGGGATACCCTTTATCTTCGGGGGAATATACCTGGCACTATTTTCAATGATAGTGATGTTCTTTTTCAGTCCCAAACATATTTTTGGGGTATTTGAGAATGATGGGTTTGGTAGACCTGTTTTATATATAGGTGGAAAGAGTGATAAATATAAATCGTCATTTGAATATGTATTTAATAATCTAATTGAAGAAATAAAAGAGGCAGTACAAGATGAGTCAACTTGAATGGATCTTATATTTATCCGCGTCTTCATTGTATGGTATTAGCGCTGTATTATATATTCTCAGTGTGGTTTTCAAGAAAGAAGAATGGTTGAGATATGGTGCACTGGCAGCGTTTGTCGGGCTATTGCCCCATACGGGTTCATTGTATATCAGGTGGGTAGAGTCGGGACATGGACCCTATATGACCATACATGAAGTATTTTCATCCTATGCCTGGGTCTCAGTGGCTCTGTTCCTGCTTGTGGCTCTAAGAGTAGAAAGGATACGGTTGGCGGGAATGGTCGTGGTTCCTGTTTCGTTTATTATGATGGGAATGGGAGCAACTCTTTCACGGGAAATATACTCAATTCCTGCATCGCTGAGCAGTTACTGGCTGATCGCTCATGTGGGTTTTGCCAAACTTGCTTTTGGAGGTATTCTGATAGGTACTGCTCTTGCGGTGTTATACATCCTTAACGAGCGACAGGAGCAAGGAAAGGGTTCTGAGGGGATGAAGAAGTTCCTGGGGCGTTTTCCTGGTAAAGATATGATGGACGACCTGAGCTACCAGTTTGTAAGTGCCGGCTTTTTATTTCTCAGTGTGATGATAGGGGCAGGAGCGATATGGGCTTACCAGACCTGGGGACGGTACTGGGCATGGGACCCTATTGAGACCTGGTCTTTGATTGTGTGGTTTATTTATGGTATTTTCCTGCACTTGCGGATGAATGCTGGATGGCGGGGTAAAAAGAGTGCTTGGATGCTTGTTGTAGCAATATTCATACTGGCTTTTTCGTTGTTTGGTACTGGTATTGTTTATACTGGATTACACTCTGCATATATGGTATAACGGGCTATAAAACGTAGGAGTGGAATAATTATGACCAGAGTAAAATTATTTTAAACAGATGAGATAAACATTTTAACAATAAAATATATATGTTATTTAGTGTAGTAATCTATAAGTTCATATACACCTAACTTGCTACTCTATTCGACGATAAGAAAAATCAGGTATTATTCATGAAAAAGAAGGTCCTTTTAATCACTCCTCCCTACCACTGCGGGGTACTTGAATCTGCAGGGTCCTGGATGCCATTGGGTCTGGTATATGTCGCAGGGAGCCTGCAGCAGGCGGGCTATGAGGTGGAGATATATGACGCGATGACCAGGTTCGATACTTTTGATGATATCAGGGTACGTATTGAAGCGTCTGCGCCTGATGTTGTTGCTTCTGCCGGTTATACTTCTAGTAATTATGATGCTATCCAGGTGCTTCGCATCGCCAAGGAGGTCAATCCGGAGATAATCACCAACCTGGGCGGTATCCATGCTACGTTCTGCTGGAATGAGATCCTGGAGGGCGATGCTGAGGCAGTGGATTATGTGATAGTTGGTGAGGGCGAGGAAACTACGGTGGAATTGCTTGACCACATTTATTCTGGCAGGGACCCGTCGGGTGTGGCAGGGATAGCGTACGTCAAGGATGGGAAGGTGGTTCATACCGGACCCCGGACATTTATTACTGACCTGGATTCGTTGCCTGCGGCCTGGGACCTGGTGGAATGGGGTGATTATTCGTTCAAGACCAAGGCGAATTCTATTCTGGCGGTGGTGAGTTCATCGAGGGGGTGCACCCAGAAGTGCACGTTCTGCTCCCAGAGGTTGTTCTGGAAAGAGACGTGGCGTGCCCGGAGTCCTGAGAATTTCGT
This genomic interval carries:
- a CDS encoding fibronectin type III domain-containing protein; this translates as MLNIQNRLIVVFLILFIVFNTGTVSATSDCLDCHAETVTIMPDIENPHLLPEPAQTVSSMSTTGSEVGILSASSPPLVYDITSRGKATTAFIAWKTNESTDNRVYFGTDEADITSWVNGTWSNWKNNTLSPSITLTDLSINTSYYYRIESTDDYGNVNSTDIPVQSFTTAFLNMEISTNRIVILDDPMYAGSNAAPGFENPPDPVLQQNWTGNDWNNDYWKDESTTIRAYVLVMDVQGMGADNTPVNFTLKNPAGIVIDQSSSITDSGGIASYLFDMNNKNYWGTWIIEVNSTVDGKFVHSSTDYILNWWGCALCHGDPGPVIFNQTLSMNGNATNPDFPIPNSPYAMGYDMAHQLTVVGGNMSNYHGKFYSIDYSLLGWYGNGHENYSYNPVGYSQFPDTKCVHCHQGYDGYPGGNTSATYIDFRQDYHNFSCDSHACHAVEGRVQPYQSNFGIPEMKSCGFQFILPDDGGIASKQPQCHAIWGDIYDVPYVAGGNGNVTIVSTLDDNNNDSNDQARVNYSDSIPASGDPLRLHTLNDKVPCVLCHGPNHGIRNPDPSTFERRLSAVDEADKIATRFADGCVICHQPEPTYKNPESTCEVCHVGLDILPFEQNSNGTTEISHCQTCHTKKQHNASVDCTVCHSQDAHIIKYFDINGDYSPLQSNAGNCTTCHQNNKLSTILANPKAGTYSGNAPLVNDPTTHSVNSINGTLWDRGVNFWVNTSQVTTCLYCHGNTTHESTALGYPGIFQGINIVGGDLSGSWCGSCHYQNNTNYDVMAGTMDPVPPEITGNATYGNYTIADDGTTIYFDHSNISSFNDSRCSHCHNNSATTSTGLMHGVLDGLGGPDCILCHEGSGVIGTLTINMTLFNQSPHANINNGNATNNKHCYMCHRDGTAPIGATGQAEHISKEIRYNASDRSCADTECHGNTSSSIYVGSHFDNATQYGRFESGFVRTSQTCEFCHGKTQVPIFNESIPGNGSNISMVLDDGTGPTGHYVRNIVDGDSHYVVDTVGWEVDGKNGSQGCVYCHKDQSEVFGATNISSWANHSTFGNNCYRCHINGTTYLHDLGVITASGGTPDCLGCHGLGRPQEDINETAFGLSIHKDLNTNATNVTVLNNTLSKTCWACHGNGSEPGGHINNSLGPNVPANTTRPLNCSEAKCHVNGTAIYNVTINGTQPISTIEHIPGQFRSTLTDIIAVDCTLCHKNSLTYNNDTKRGLANESDASNVSHYGSLTTTNISAVKPTTDCTLCHKNTTNNVTWGGAMQVRHPVNKSTSFCVNCHGSGTTFHAENLSTVPEIHSSGFDWEGDGIDSFSIYPPLLSQDMEGCFACHNGTVDFATMGQDIDDDNSRICEECHYNNSVGPFTINISMRSDVSDTIPRVYNHINDSANATVVIRTNLTASSTSQLSSPSTCFNYNNNTGNGACHGVSYENRTDAGGYYAFNNYEISMKASTNMSPYRYTQTIDHMPNTTDCRICHLGANSSVGTLVESSYWGNPMNVSDTKPTIPTHININAQIGDCWACHVFGGVQPLDFHDVNITGGGGPDCISCHDVGRSGATSWVNVSALNGSLNGNASIHYAINNATTGTGGSTGNPDNQICWACHQSDGSEPSGMGDIFEDPYKCYDCHDGTAPYTNVSNAPGVFQHFVNGSALKAASNAPDNSSSCLVCHNLTEMKVEYSEGIDTYSTNYSIPSHYGRNRSSGPDSLRTGPGNSVNCSYCHQTPGNNFTSAMVNINNASVPNHSLAYNATTPYCTECHNGGWMHNASLYKPTNLTIESSGLCLSCHGDAKSYTGPMVTSNKSRHNNSLDCTQCHINTSKRDIHGIKYLQTDGSSYTTVNTTAVNCTTCHQDNASAVNQSLNPIPLIQKPMYHSEDPMAGRKWNDSYSPYWNNTNEACEYCHNATLHEVDALGNLASLRSNTTDLSDYICASCHKSGSAMYSSIGGNANFSKTPPEITLTINSNDGTFFYNHSTLSDFIDSICKGCHGNSSNPPQNTTIFAHDVYGANITLCINCHDAPLGLVPTTVQLNVSATNNGSESIHYNLNSAASDDNLRCYACHANGSAPSSHPSLSDAKLCDECHVTLNFSAPLVGRHIPNASAPQQFSTSNITTNYAQCWNCHNNSVNSSATMWQNNRSLVSHYGTNSSLVRTNSNSTVDECYNCHWNTTNQYKYGNAPQTQMASQIQCYECHNGDWKFERRMPGLPEMWVFYSSEPGDLHNQQMGTYWACSTCH